A genomic window from Mesorhizobium sp. 131-2-1 includes:
- a CDS encoding gamma carbonic anhydrase family protein → MPTYAIDGKAPSFEDADSNWIAPDATLIGDISIGRDAGFWFGAVIRGDNEPITIGAGTNVQEHTVMHTDPGFPLTIGEGCTIGHRALLHGCTIGDNSLIGMGAIVLNGARIGRNSLVGAGALVTEGKVFPDNSLIVGSPARVVRELDDAAAARLRGSAAHYVANGKRFKAGLKKV, encoded by the coding sequence ATGCCGACCTATGCCATCGACGGAAAGGCGCCCAGCTTCGAGGACGCCGACAGCAACTGGATCGCTCCGGACGCGACGTTGATCGGCGATATCAGCATCGGCCGCGATGCCGGCTTCTGGTTCGGCGCCGTCATCCGGGGCGACAACGAGCCGATCACCATCGGCGCCGGGACCAACGTGCAGGAACATACGGTGATGCACACCGATCCGGGCTTTCCGCTGACCATCGGCGAGGGCTGCACGATCGGGCACCGCGCGCTGCTGCACGGCTGCACGATCGGCGACAACAGCCTGATCGGCATGGGCGCCATCGTGCTCAACGGGGCGAGGATCGGCAGGAACTCGCTGGTCGGCGCCGGAGCGCTGGTCACCGAGGGCAAGGTGTTTCCCGACAATTCGCTGATCGTCGGCTCGCCCGCGCGCGTGGTGCGGGAGCTTGACGACGCCGCGGCCGCCAGGCTGCGCGGCTCGGCGGCGCACTACGTCGCCAACGGCAAGCGCTTCAAGGCCGGGCTGAAGAAAGTCTGA
- a CDS encoding DUF6949 family protein — MGPLELWLFAFAVGLTASGTAGSTMELACGRRLAFAEPYVSPLHVLRSLAATACAGPFMLANDALDARRQGRITMLALISCGCTAIAWALALGIVVLAIASWATGLLEPV, encoded by the coding sequence ATGGGTCCTTTAGAGCTTTGGCTCTTTGCTTTCGCGGTCGGCCTCACCGCCAGCGGCACGGCGGGATCGACGATGGAACTGGCTTGCGGCCGCAGGCTTGCCTTCGCGGAACCCTATGTGTCGCCGTTGCATGTACTGCGCTCGCTGGCCGCGACGGCATGCGCTGGCCCGTTCATGCTCGCCAATGATGCGCTCGATGCCCGCAGGCAAGGCCGCATCACCATGCTGGCGCTGATTTCCTGCGGCTGCACCGCGATAGCCTGGGCGCTGGCGCTGGGTATCGTCGTGCTCGCCATTGCATCCTGGGCGACCGGTCTCCTCGAACCTGTTTGA